The Apium graveolens cultivar Ventura chromosome 11, ASM990537v1, whole genome shotgun sequence genome has a window encoding:
- the LOC141697826 gene encoding receptor-like protein kinase FERONIA: MRSSCQFRGCRLVVGFLLLAYVVGEVSAADPNYLPADNNLVNCGGPSEQVDGRQWTTDNGSKFVLAGAKSSTSPADTQKPSVPEIPYMTARVFQSAFTYSIPVAFGRKFVRLHFYPASYGGLNASKAIFSVSCGPFTLLKNFSAAQTTEALNYDFIVKEYSVNVPSTMVNITFTPDSDAPDSYAFVNGIEVVSHPDIYTTDEAGIVGLSNQFSIDNFTAIENVYRLNVGGNAISPSSDTGLFRSWYDDMLYIFGAASGVSQTADSNMTIKYPSDMPTYVAPVDIYKTARTMGPNQEINAEYNLTWVFTVDSGFNYLIRLHFCEVSENITKINQRVFEIFINNKTADGDADVVGWTNSNGVPIYKDFVVIVPNGPPQQDLWLALHPNLKAVSNYNDAILNGVEIFKINSTTGILAGPNPIPAPKQDRIDPSPRHSSSKSGDSNNKTAAIGGGIGGTVAVLLIVGLLVCFLARRHRQRKDSSASDGPSGWLPLSLYGNSHSSGSKTTTTGSYASSLPSTLCRHFSFAEIKAATKNFDEALILGVGGFGKVYKGEIDGGTTMVAIKRGNALSGQGVHEFQTEIELLSKLRHRHLVSLIGYCEENSEMILVYDYMAYGTLREHLYKTQKPPLPWKQRLEICIGSARGLHYLHTGAKHTIIHRDVKTTNILLDEKWVAKVSDFGLSKTGPTLDHTHVSTVVKGSFGYLDPEYFRRQQLTEKSDVYSFGVVLFEILCARPALNPTLPKEQVSLAEWAFHCHQKGNLDQIIDPYLKGKIAPECLKKVTETAVKCVGDQGIDRPSMGDVLWNLEFALQLQESAEESGKGFVGMDMEEGTFDVISKGKKDPDSSLGFDGNVTDSRSTGMSMSIGGRSLASEDSDGLTPSAVFSQIMNPKGR; encoded by the coding sequence ATGAGGAGTTCCTGTCAGTTTCGTGGTTGTAGATTAGTTGTTGGTTTCCTATTGCTTGCCTATGTTGTCGGTGAGGTTTCAGCTGCCGATCCTAATTATCTCCCAGCTGATAATAATCTTGTCAACTGCGGGGGTCCTTCTGAACAAGTTGATGGTCGACAATGGACTACAGATAATGGGTCAAAGTTTGTGTTGGCAGGTGCTAAGTCCTCAACATCCCCTGCTGACACTCAGAAACCCTCCGTGCCTGAGATCCCTTACATGACTGCTCGTGTCTTCCAGTCTGCGTTCACCTACAGCATTCCTGTTGCCTTTGGTCGTAAATTTGTCCGCCTCCATTTTTATCCAGCATCTTACGGAGGTTTGAATGCGTCAAAGGCCATTTTCTCAGTGTCATGTGGCCCATTTACCCTCCTTAAGAATTTTAGTGCAGCGCAAACCACTGAAGCTCTTAATTATGATTTTATTGTTAAAGAGTATTCTGTAAATGTTCCATCCACAATGGTGAACATTACCTTCACTCCGGATTCAGATGCTCCTGACTCCTATGCATTCGTGAATGGTATTGAGGTTGTGTCACATCCTGACATCTATACTACAGATGAAGCCGGTATAGTCGGGTTAAGTAATCAGTTTAGCATTGATAATTTCACTGCTATCGAGAATGTTTATCGGCTTAATGTAGGTGGAAATGCCATTTCCCCCTCAAGTGATACTGGTCTCTTTAGATCCTGGTACGATGATATGCTTTATATATTTGGGGCAGCATCTGGGGTTTCACAGACAGCTGACTCAAACATGACAATTAAGTACCCATCGGACATGCCTACCTATGTAGCGCCAGTTGATATCTATAAAACTGCTAGAACAATGGGTCCGAACCAGGAGATTAATGCTGAATATAATTTGACGTGGGTCTTCACGGTTGATTCAGGATTCAATTACCTGATTAGGCTTCATTTCTGTGAGGTTTCTGAAAACATAACCAAGATCAACCAGAGGGTATTTGAAATCTTCATTAACAATAAAACTGCAGATGGTGATGCCGATGTGGTTGGTTGGACGAACAGCAATGGAGTTCCGATCTACAAGGATTTTGTGGTAATTGTTCCAAATGGGCCGCCGCAGCAGGATCTTTGGCTTGCTTTGCATCCAAATCTTAAAGCGGTATCCAATTACAATGACGCAATTCTGAATGGGGTTGAGATATTCAAGATAAATAGTACCACTGGAATTCTTGCAGGTCCCAATCCCATCCCAGCGCCTAAACAGGACAGAATTGATCCATCACCACGTCATTCTTCATCTAAGTCGGGTGACTCAAATAATAAGACTGCTGCTATTGGTGGCGGAATCGGGGGTACTGTTGCTGTACTACTTATTGTTGGTTTACTTGTTTGTTTTCTAGCTCGCCGACATAGGCAGAGGAAGGATTCGAGTGCAAGTGATGGACCATCCGGGTGGCTCCCTCTTTCTCTTTATGGAAATTCACATTCCTCAGGCTCAAAGACAACCACTACAGGAAGCTATGCATCCTCCCTACCTTCAACCCTTTGTCGACACTTCTCATTTGCTGAGATCAAGGCTGCAACCAAAAATTTTGATGAAGCACTGATTCTTGGTGTAGGAGGTTTTGGCAAAGTGTATAAGGGTGAGATAGATGGTGGTACAACAATGGTTGCAATCAAGCGTGGTAATGCACTATCTGGGCAAGGTGTACACGAATTTCAAACTGAGATTGAATTGCTCTCAAAACTACGACACAGGCACTTAGTTTCATTGATTGGTTATTGTGAAGAGAACTCCGAAATGATCCTTGTGTACGATTATATGGCTTATGGAACCCTTCGTGAGCATCTCTACAAAACCCAAAAGCCACCTTTGCCATGGAAGCAGAGGCTTGAAATCTGCATTGGTTCTGCTCGTGGTTTGCATTATCTTCACACTGGTGCCAAGCACACTATTATCCACCGTGATGTTAAGACAACGAACATCCTCTTGGACGAGAAGTGGGTTGCAAAGGTTTCTGATTTTGGGTTGTCAAAAACAGGTCCAACATTGGATCACACTCATGTCAGTACAGTAGTAAAAGGTAGTTTTGGTTATCTCGACCCTGAGTACTTCCGAAGGCAGCAACTGACAGAAAAATCCGATGTTTACTCATTTGGAGTTGTGCTGTTTGAGATTTTGTGTGCTCGTCCTGCTTTAAACCCAACACTTCCAAAGGAACAAGTGAGTTTGGCAGAGTGGGCTTTCCATTGCCATCAGAAGGGAAATCTTGATCAGATTATTGATCCATATCTGAAGGGGAAGATTGCTCCCGAGTGTTTAAAAAAGGTAACAGAAACAGCAGTGAAGTGTGTGGGAGATCAGGGAATTGACAGGCCGTCAATGGGTGATGTCCTGTGGAACCTTGAGTTTGCTCTGCAGCTTCAAGAGAGTGCGGAGGAGAGTGGTAAAGGTTTTGTTGGAATGGACATGGAAGAGGGAACATTTGATGTGATCAGTAAAGGAAAGAAGGATCCTGATTCATCCCTAGGCTTTGACGGAAATGTAACAGATTCAAGAAGCACCGGGATGTCTATGAGCATTGGTGGCCGGAGCTTAGCGAGTGAAGATTCAGATGGCTTGACGCCAAGTGCAGTTTTCTCTCAGATCATGAACCCAAAAGGACGTTGA